From a single Sus scrofa isolate TJ Tabasco breed Duroc chromosome 13, Sscrofa11.1, whole genome shotgun sequence genomic region:
- the SSR3 gene encoding translocon-associated protein subunit gamma, translating to MAPKGGSKQQSEEDLLLQDFSRNLSAKSSALFFGNAFIVSAIPIWLYWRIWHMDLIQSAVLYSVMTLVSTYLVAFAYKNVKFVLKHKVAQKREDAVSKEVTRKLSEADNRKMSRKEKDERILWKKNEVADYEATTFSIFYNNTLFLVLVIVASFFILKNFNPTVNYILSISASSGLIALLSTGSK from the exons ATGGCTCCCAAAGGTGGCTCCAAGCAACAGTCCGAGGAGGACTTGCTTCTGCAGGATTTCAGCCGCAACCTGTCGGCCAAGTCCTCGGCGCTCTTCTTCGGGAACGCCTTCATCGTGTCCGCCATTCCCATCT GGTTATATTGGCGAATATGGCATATGGACCTTATTCAGTCTGCTGTTCTGTATAGTGTGATGACCCTAGTAAGCACTTACTTGGTAGCCTTTGCATACAAAAATGTGAAGTTTGTTCTCAAGCACAA aGTAGCACAGAAGAGGGAAGATGCTGTTTCCAAAGAAGTAACTCGAAAACTTTCTGAAGCCGATAATAGAAAGATGTCCCggaaggaaaaagatgaaag AATCTTGTGGAAGAAGAATGAAGTTGCTGATTATGAAGCTACAACATTTTCCATCTTCTATAACAACACCCTATTTCTGGTCTTGGTCATTGTTGCCTCCTTCTTTATATTGAAGAACTTCAACCCCACAGT GAACTACATTTTGTCCATAAGCGCTTCCTCAGGCCTCATCGCCCTCCTGTCAACTGGCTCCAAGTAG